The Nycticebus coucang isolate mNycCou1 chromosome 15, mNycCou1.pri, whole genome shotgun sequence genome has a segment encoding these proteins:
- the POGLUT2 gene encoding protein O-glucosyltransferase 2 isoform X2: MFSTLLLYCFFLGTVPALAETGEERRLSREKSEIWGPGLKANVVLPARYFYIQAVDTLGNRFTSSPGEKVFQVKISAPEEQFTRVGVQVLDRKDGSFIVRYRMYASYRNLKIEVKFQGQHVAQSPYILKGPVYHENCDCPVEDSEAWLQEMDCPETITQIQQDLAHFPIVNPEKIATEIPKRFGQRQSLCHYTLKDNKVYIKTHGEHVGFRIFMDAILLSLTRKVKMPDVEFFVNLGDWPLEKKKSNYNIHPIFSWCGSTDSKDIVMPTYDLTDSVLETMGRVSLDMMSVQANTGPPWESKNSTALWRGRDSRKERLELVKLSRKHPELIDAAFTNFFFFKHDENLYGPIVKHISFFDFFKHKYQINIDGTVAAYRLPYLLVGDSVVLKQDSIYYEHFYNELQPWKHYIPVKSNLSDLLENLKWAKDHDEEAKKIAKAGQEFARDNLMGDDIFCYYFKLFQEYANLQVSEPQIRDGMKRVEPQTEDDLFPCTCHRKKCSVQFFN, encoded by the exons ATGTTCAGTACTTTGCTGCTTTACTGCTTCTTTCTGGGGACTGTGCCAGCGCTTGCCGAGACCGGCGAAGAGAGGCGACTGAGCCGGGAGAAGAGCGAAATATGGGGACCCGGGCTAAAAGCGAATGTCGTCCTCCCTGCCCGCTATTTCTATATTCAGGCGGTGGATACATTAGGGAACAG ATTTACATCTTCTCCGGGTGAAAAAGTGTTCCAAGTGAAAATCTCAGCACCAGAGGAACAATTCACTAGAGTCGGAGTCCAGGTTTTAGACCGAAAGGATGGGTCCTTCATAGTAAGATACAGAATGTATGCAAGCTATAGAAATCTGAAGATAGAAGTTAAATTCCAAGGTCAACATGTGGCCCAATCcccatatattttaaaag GGCCAGTTTACCATGAGAATTGTGACTGTCCTGTGGAAGACAGTGAAGCCTGGCTGCAAGAGATGGACTGCCCAGAAACCATTACCCAGATTCAGCAAGATCTGGCACATTTCCCTATTGTCAATCCAGAAAAGATTGCAACAGAAATTCCGAAAAGATTTGGACAGAGGCAGAGCTTGTGTCATTACACCTTGAAGGATAACAAG GTTTATATCAAGACTCACGGTGAACATGTAGGTTTTAGAATTTTCATGGATGCCATACTACTTTCTTTGACTAGAAAG GTGAAGATGCCAGATGTGGAGTTTTTTGTTAACTTAGGAGACTGgcctttggaaaaaaagaaatccaattaTAACATCCATCCAATCTTTTCCTGGTGTGGCTCCACGGATTCCAAGGATATTGTGATGCCCACCTATGACTTGACTGACTCTGTTCTAGAAACCATGGGCCG AGTAAGTCTGGATATGATGTCTGTGCAAGCTAACACGGGTCCTCCCTGGGAAAGCAAAAACTCCACAGCTCTCTGGAGAGGGCGAGACAGCAGAAAAGAGAGACTCGAGCTggttaaactcagtagaaaacaCCCGGAACTTATAGATGCTGCTTTCaccaactttttcttctttaaacatgATGAAAACCTGTATGGTCCCATTGTGAAACACATTTCGTTTTTTGATTTCTTCAAG CATAAGTACCAAATCAATATCGATGGCACTGTGGCAGCTTATCGTCTGCCATACCTGCTGGTTGGTGACAGCGTTGTGCTGAAGCAGGACTCCATCTACTATGAACACTTTTACAATGAGCTGCAGCCCTGGAAACACTACATTCCAGTTAAAAGCAACCTGAGTGATCTGCTGGAAAACcttaaatgggcaaaagatcacGATGAAGAG GCAAAAAAGATAGCCAAAGCAGGACAAGAATTTGCAAGAGACAATCTCATGGGTGATGACatattctgttattatttcaaacttttccag GAATATGCCAATTTACAAGTGAGTGAGCCCCAGATCCGAGATGGTATGAAAAGGGTAGAACCACAGACCGAGGACGACCTCTTTCCTTGCACGTGCCATAGGAAAAAG
- the POGLUT2 gene encoding protein O-glucosyltransferase 2 isoform X1 — MFSTLLLYCFFLGTVPALAETGEERRLSREKSEIWGPGLKANVVLPARYFYIQAVDTLGNRFTSSPGEKVFQVKISAPEEQFTRVGVQVLDRKDGSFIVRYRMYASYRNLKIEVKFQGQHVAQSPYILKGPVYHENCDCPVEDSEAWLQEMDCPETITQIQQDLAHFPIVNPEKIATEIPKRFGQRQSLCHYTLKDNKVYIKTHGEHVGFRIFMDAILLSLTRKVKMPDVEFFVNLGDWPLEKKKSNYNIHPIFSWCGSTDSKDIVMPTYDLTDSVLETMGRVSLDMMSVQANTGPPWESKNSTALWRGRDSRKERLELVKLSRKHPELIDAAFTNFFFFKHDENLYGPIVKHISFFDFFKHKYQINIDGTVAAYRLPYLLVGDSVVLKQDSIYYEHFYNELQPWKHYIPVKSNLSDLLENLKWAKDHDEEAKKIAKAGQEFARDNLMGDDIFCYYFKLFQEYANLQVSEPQIRDGMKRVEPQTEDDLFPCTCHRKKTDMSKEYQFLQTNSTKTRLLGGCKYFASSLQTKDEL, encoded by the exons ATGTTCAGTACTTTGCTGCTTTACTGCTTCTTTCTGGGGACTGTGCCAGCGCTTGCCGAGACCGGCGAAGAGAGGCGACTGAGCCGGGAGAAGAGCGAAATATGGGGACCCGGGCTAAAAGCGAATGTCGTCCTCCCTGCCCGCTATTTCTATATTCAGGCGGTGGATACATTAGGGAACAG ATTTACATCTTCTCCGGGTGAAAAAGTGTTCCAAGTGAAAATCTCAGCACCAGAGGAACAATTCACTAGAGTCGGAGTCCAGGTTTTAGACCGAAAGGATGGGTCCTTCATAGTAAGATACAGAATGTATGCAAGCTATAGAAATCTGAAGATAGAAGTTAAATTCCAAGGTCAACATGTGGCCCAATCcccatatattttaaaag GGCCAGTTTACCATGAGAATTGTGACTGTCCTGTGGAAGACAGTGAAGCCTGGCTGCAAGAGATGGACTGCCCAGAAACCATTACCCAGATTCAGCAAGATCTGGCACATTTCCCTATTGTCAATCCAGAAAAGATTGCAACAGAAATTCCGAAAAGATTTGGACAGAGGCAGAGCTTGTGTCATTACACCTTGAAGGATAACAAG GTTTATATCAAGACTCACGGTGAACATGTAGGTTTTAGAATTTTCATGGATGCCATACTACTTTCTTTGACTAGAAAG GTGAAGATGCCAGATGTGGAGTTTTTTGTTAACTTAGGAGACTGgcctttggaaaaaaagaaatccaattaTAACATCCATCCAATCTTTTCCTGGTGTGGCTCCACGGATTCCAAGGATATTGTGATGCCCACCTATGACTTGACTGACTCTGTTCTAGAAACCATGGGCCG AGTAAGTCTGGATATGATGTCTGTGCAAGCTAACACGGGTCCTCCCTGGGAAAGCAAAAACTCCACAGCTCTCTGGAGAGGGCGAGACAGCAGAAAAGAGAGACTCGAGCTggttaaactcagtagaaaacaCCCGGAACTTATAGATGCTGCTTTCaccaactttttcttctttaaacatgATGAAAACCTGTATGGTCCCATTGTGAAACACATTTCGTTTTTTGATTTCTTCAAG CATAAGTACCAAATCAATATCGATGGCACTGTGGCAGCTTATCGTCTGCCATACCTGCTGGTTGGTGACAGCGTTGTGCTGAAGCAGGACTCCATCTACTATGAACACTTTTACAATGAGCTGCAGCCCTGGAAACACTACATTCCAGTTAAAAGCAACCTGAGTGATCTGCTGGAAAACcttaaatgggcaaaagatcacGATGAAGAG GCAAAAAAGATAGCCAAAGCAGGACAAGAATTTGCAAGAGACAATCTCATGGGTGATGACatattctgttattatttcaaacttttccag GAATATGCCAATTTACAAGTGAGTGAGCCCCAGATCCGAGATGGTATGAAAAGGGTAGAACCACAGACCGAGGACGACCTCTTTCCTTGCACGTGCCATAGGAAAAAG ACAGATATGTCAAAAGAATATCAATTCCTTCAGACAAATTCCACCAAGACAAGACTTCTTGGTGGCTGTAAATATTTTGCTTCTTCATTGCAGACCAAAGATGAACTCTGA
- the POGLUT2 gene encoding protein O-glucosyltransferase 2 isoform X3 translates to MFSTLLLYCFFLGTVPALAETGEERRLSREKSEIWGPGLKANVVLPARYFYIQAVDTLGNRFTSSPGEKVFQVKISAPEEQFTRVGVQVLDRKDGSFIVRYRMYASYRNLKIEVKFQGQHVAQSPYILKGPVYHENCDCPVEDSEAWLQEMDCPETITQIQQDLAHFPIVNPEKIATEIPKRFGQRQSLCHYTLKDNKVYIKTHGEHVGFRIFMDAILLSLTRKVKMPDVEFFVNLGDWPLEKKKSNYNIHPIFSWCGSTDSKDIVMPTYDLTDSVLETMGRVSLDMMSVQANTGPPWESKNSTALWRGRDSRKERLELVKLSRKHPELIDAAFTNFFFFKHDENLYGPIVKHISFFDFFKHKYQINIDGTVAAYRLPYLLVGDSVVLKQDSIYYEHFYNELQPWKHYIPVKSNLSDLLENLKWAKDHDEEAKKIAKAGQEFARDNLMGDDIFCYYFKLFQEYANLQVSEPQIRDGMKRVEPQTEDDLFPCTCHRKKTKDEL, encoded by the exons ATGTTCAGTACTTTGCTGCTTTACTGCTTCTTTCTGGGGACTGTGCCAGCGCTTGCCGAGACCGGCGAAGAGAGGCGACTGAGCCGGGAGAAGAGCGAAATATGGGGACCCGGGCTAAAAGCGAATGTCGTCCTCCCTGCCCGCTATTTCTATATTCAGGCGGTGGATACATTAGGGAACAG ATTTACATCTTCTCCGGGTGAAAAAGTGTTCCAAGTGAAAATCTCAGCACCAGAGGAACAATTCACTAGAGTCGGAGTCCAGGTTTTAGACCGAAAGGATGGGTCCTTCATAGTAAGATACAGAATGTATGCAAGCTATAGAAATCTGAAGATAGAAGTTAAATTCCAAGGTCAACATGTGGCCCAATCcccatatattttaaaag GGCCAGTTTACCATGAGAATTGTGACTGTCCTGTGGAAGACAGTGAAGCCTGGCTGCAAGAGATGGACTGCCCAGAAACCATTACCCAGATTCAGCAAGATCTGGCACATTTCCCTATTGTCAATCCAGAAAAGATTGCAACAGAAATTCCGAAAAGATTTGGACAGAGGCAGAGCTTGTGTCATTACACCTTGAAGGATAACAAG GTTTATATCAAGACTCACGGTGAACATGTAGGTTTTAGAATTTTCATGGATGCCATACTACTTTCTTTGACTAGAAAG GTGAAGATGCCAGATGTGGAGTTTTTTGTTAACTTAGGAGACTGgcctttggaaaaaaagaaatccaattaTAACATCCATCCAATCTTTTCCTGGTGTGGCTCCACGGATTCCAAGGATATTGTGATGCCCACCTATGACTTGACTGACTCTGTTCTAGAAACCATGGGCCG AGTAAGTCTGGATATGATGTCTGTGCAAGCTAACACGGGTCCTCCCTGGGAAAGCAAAAACTCCACAGCTCTCTGGAGAGGGCGAGACAGCAGAAAAGAGAGACTCGAGCTggttaaactcagtagaaaacaCCCGGAACTTATAGATGCTGCTTTCaccaactttttcttctttaaacatgATGAAAACCTGTATGGTCCCATTGTGAAACACATTTCGTTTTTTGATTTCTTCAAG CATAAGTACCAAATCAATATCGATGGCACTGTGGCAGCTTATCGTCTGCCATACCTGCTGGTTGGTGACAGCGTTGTGCTGAAGCAGGACTCCATCTACTATGAACACTTTTACAATGAGCTGCAGCCCTGGAAACACTACATTCCAGTTAAAAGCAACCTGAGTGATCTGCTGGAAAACcttaaatgggcaaaagatcacGATGAAGAG GCAAAAAAGATAGCCAAAGCAGGACAAGAATTTGCAAGAGACAATCTCATGGGTGATGACatattctgttattatttcaaacttttccag GAATATGCCAATTTACAAGTGAGTGAGCCCCAGATCCGAGATGGTATGAAAAGGGTAGAACCACAGACCGAGGACGACCTCTTTCCTTGCACGTGCCATAGGAAAAAG ACCAAAGATGAACTCTGA